The Oryctolagus cuniculus chromosome 4, mOryCun1.1, whole genome shotgun sequence genomic sequence AAGTCTAAGAAATCTGATAATACTGAACGCTTCTCTGTATCTGAATAATGAATATagataaaatttatattactGTAGTGATAGGTATGCAAAGttgaaattcattaaaaatgttttcccatGAATTATCTGCCTATCCAAATAGCTTTTTGTATACCAAAAGAAAACTATTTATCCTATAAAGGGAGCTCTAAATTGCATTGTTCATgaattttacaattaaaataatagatgggatgtgtgtgtgtgtgaatctagAATGAGTCTAAGCTCTaattataaaagtaaattttttaaaaaataaggggagcaggtattgtgatgcaggggttaagccactctttgtgacacctgcattccatatcggagttctggttcaagtcttggctcctctgtttctgaaccagttctacgttagtgtgcctgggaagcaatagATGACAGATTTTATACGTGAGTCctgccctctgccacccacatggagacctggatagttcctggctcatgactttggcctagcccagaatCAGCTGTTGTGGCACTGGGGACTGAaatagcagatagaaaatctctctctctcttctttctctttctgcctttcaaaataaatgaataaataaacaaataaatattttcgggccccagaacaaaataaaaacaaactattacatttttttaaaaaaattatttatttgagaggtagaattacagagaatgagagagagagaaagagacagagagaaagaagtctttcatctgctggttcactccctgaatggctgcaatggctggagctaagctgatctgaagccaggagccaggagcttcttctgggtctcccgtgtggatgcaggggcccaaacacttggccatcttctactgttttttgcagtccatagcagatagctgattcagaagaggagcagcccagagtaGAACCGGCACACAGATGGGATCTGGGTGtcgcaggcaaaggcttagccaaCCACAGCACAATGCCGGCTACACAAACTTCTTGAATACCAACTATGATTTGAGCTTCATAGTGACAGGAATACAGTTTGCTATGGGTAGGCCTCCCAGAAGTGACTTCAAATTGTTCTACTCTTTGATTCCACTGACCCTTAAGTTTTTCTTACCTATAATGTGCATGAAAACCTTAGCTCTGCCTGCATGTCCTAATGTGGGAGATACAGTCTTCTATCTCAAAAATACCATATTTTACTTAGTGAACAAGACAAAGTTGCAACAAAGTTTGGCAAGCCAATTTGTCTGTACATAGTAGCAAAAAAGAGGGACAGTGAATCCAGATGGTAGCAGTGAGAAAAGACATTCTGCAGGAAGTGCTTCCAGATTTGAGAATTTTGTTAATTCAGACTTGATGATGACACAAATATTAATGGCAGAAGAAATGATACTCATTTTCTCCTGAATATGTTGAATTTTAAGTGTAATAGCATTATAGAGAAGAAATAGATCCATTATATGGTAGAATAACATTGAATATTTTTTGAGATGATTGCGAGTTTCTCATAAATGGATAATTTTAAGAATGTTGAATGGGTACAATGAAATTTGTATATAAGTACTGGGCAGAATTCATTTTTGTGCTACCTTTTGTAATGGAAATATTAGGAATTGAAGATGTGTTTTTGCCGTTAGCATCCTAAAAGCATCCACTCTCTTTTGGCTTCTGAACTGAATATGTAAGGAACACTAGGGAAAGGAGCAGGAAAACAGCTTATTAAATTATAGAAATGCAGCCAGATCTCATACTATGTTACTTTGATAAAATCTGTGTTCTGAAAACCAGTGTAATTTCTAGGTGATCCATTTCCCTTCTTCATCCAAATCAAGTTGTCTGGGTTTTAAAAGTCTCCTCAGTGACAATCACTACTTAACATAAATGGCAGAGAAAAGGGCAACTTTCCTGTCTCCCAGTGCCTTGCTGTGCCTGgcataaggaaggaaggagcaaaTGTAAGAAGCACTTACAGATACATTCTGTCTTCACACCTATAGTCAGAGGCTCAATGGATGTCATTGGTTTTGAATTGTCAGGTGTGGATCTATTTCTTAGATTTGAGGGAAATTCTATAAGCAGGAGGTGTGAAAGTATGGGGTGGATAGAACAATTCTGAGATGTTTCAATAACTCAGAAATGGAGACAAGAGTATTTCCTTCCCTGTGGGCAAAAATCAATACTTTAGGCAAGAAGAGGGGGAGGTAACATTTTCTTATGTTCCACCAAAACTTTTTTATACAAGACATGCATTGAGTTATAAAAGGTTTTGAAAATGAGCATCTATTTTACAATCTGGCATATGATTAGATTGAGATAATTCTtgacagaataaatgaaaataattttccttaaataaaaccCCAATCTCCCAAATGATGAGCTCATTTTAAGCAAACCATTATTTTTGTCAACAGTGGCAACAGTTTAAATATTTGTTGGCCAAGTCAGAGAATGAATGGTATGCTCTGGCAATTACTGGTAGTATATAAGGGTTCCAGAGTAGTAGGAGACATTATACTTCAGCAACATCTTCTTGCAACTCATCTGTACTCTCTCCTCCTGACAACATGTGCTGCAACTACTATGGCAATTCCTGTGGCTATGGCTGTGGCTATGGCTCAGGCTATGGTTGTGGCTATGGCTCAGGCTATGGCTGTGGCTATGGCTCAGGCTATGGTTGTGGCTATGGCTCAGGCTATGGCTGTGGCTATGGCTCAGGCTATGGTTGTGGCTATGGCTCAGGctatggctgtggctgtggcttagGCTACGGTTGTGGCTATGGCTCAGGCTATGGCTGTGGTTATGGCTCCAGCTACTATGGCTGTGGCTATGGTTCTGGCTATGGCTGTGGCTATGGTTCTGGCTATGGCTGTGGATATGGCACTGGCTGTTATCGCTACCGACCATTTTGTTATAGAAGATGTTATTCTTCTTGCTGCTAAAACATCACTGTCAGAGGACCATCTCCTTCTGAAATGACAGCTCCGAAGATAATGTTGATTCAAGGATCCATAATCTGAGATTTCTATATCCAACAAATGACAGTCTTGACAGTCTGACCTCAGCTACGAATTTCCTGGAATAGCATCTTTGTAGCTGTAGGGTCCATGGTATCATCTCACTATGTTCCAAATGATAGCCTTTGCTGATTCTCTCACTATAACTGATTTTCTGTGGTAACTGTATTAATGAATGTAACATCTATAGTTGGGTAAAGTcacttattttcaataaaaatgatccTTGGTTTCTAACAACTATTTTTGTACTTGTTTGTGAATTAATCTTTCCTTGAGGTGTTTTGGTTTCTCATGAAAATAGGATTATTGATGTGTTCCATAAACCTTAGGAACTTTCTCGATAATACAAGTATTTCTTCCTATACTTGGATCTTAAATAGTGTCTTCTTTAGCTGCTTCTCCTATCTTACATGCTGAGGACTTCAGACAACTTAAAGCACAAACCTCTCAAGGAATATTTCAGAACTTTGGTTTGGAAATGGCATTGATGGTCCAGAATGGCGCTGGAGGGAAACAGAGGAGAAATGACAActatttgggaaagaagaaatggCCTGAGTGATTGATGGAATTACAATCAGAATCCAGTGTTAGGTAtgaggaataaaaattaaaagaaagaataaactagaagaaaacatatataaagtcatatcttctgtattttatatattgtattcaAATATACTTATTTGAATTGTTGAGGTTAAAGAAGGAAATTCAATTCACCTAGCCAAGaagtattttgttaaagatttttttttattgatttgaaagctatagtcagagagagagagagagagagagagagagagatcttccatccactgttttacttcctaaatggttacaatggccggGCCTATGccgggcctaagccaggagcttcatccagatctcccacatgggtgcatggacccaagtgcttgggccatctttgattgctttcccaggcggattaatagggagctggattggaagtcaagcagccaggacttgaagtggaacctatattggatgccagcactgcaggcccactacgccacaacatcTGCTCCAAATACATACTTTTGAATAGACAGCATCCTGGACAAGGAAATCACAGAACAATTAAAGGCAAGTGTCCTGTATCCACTGAAAAGGGCAAAGATATTttgagaaagatttatttatttatttatttatttgaaaagcaaaattacagaaagagagggagaaatagagagagatcttccatccagtagttcacttcTGAAACGGCTGCAGCTGCTGAGGCTGGgtgaagccaaagctgggagctagcaaccaggagcttcatctaggtttactatgtgggtgtagggacccaaagacttgggccatcttccactgcttttccatgcattttttttacttttaaatctaTGCTCTGGGGCTAGTGTAGTGGCATAACTGATTAAGCCACcatcagcaatgccagcatcccatgtggccactggttcaagtcccagttgctccacttcaaatctagctccctcctaatgtgtctGTACAAtgatcttgttaaaaaaaaaaaaaagctatgataATGAGGTCATGAAATCTGTAGTAATTTCTTCCACTCATTCCTTCCAGCATGTAAAAATTTGAGGTAGAGGATAGCATTCAGACTTCAGAATACTCCACCTACTTCTCCACTGAACTACTGAACCCCCACCTTTAGACACCATGTGTTGTAACTGTTACAGAAACTCATACAGTAGCCATGACTACGACTGACTATGGTTATGGCTATGGCTATGGTTATGGCTGTTGCTAAGGTTGTGGTTATGGCTCCGGTTATGGCTGTGGTTAGGGCTCTGGTTCTGGATATCACTATAGGTTCACCTATGGCTCTACTTGCTGTGACTATCCACCATTTTGCTGTCAAAAATGTTCTTCTTGTTGCTAGAAACTAACTGTAGAGCACCGTTTCTTCTAAAATGAGCACTTCAACACCATTTCTGCATCAGTGTCTCACAATCCAATCAGATTCTACTGAATAGAGAGTAATCAGAGGCTTCAGAAAACCAACAATCCTTTGGAACGTTCTTCTTGCCATTGTGGGAGCCTGAGTTACTCCATGGCGTTTCTGGAACACAGAAGACCTCATTCTGGTCAGAGTCTACATATGTACTTTATGCTGAGTTTCTATATTTTGATCAATTCCAAATACACACACTCACTTGTCCTAAcatgcttttgcattttttttttgtttcagacATGCTGTTGACTAATAGTTTTATCTTCTACATCTATGACAACTTTAGGGGTCAAGAGGGCTAATGCTTGGATGCTCTTTCCATCTATGTATGTATGGCTTCCATTCTGGTTCATCGGTCCCCATGAAGAAATGTCTTCTTATGCACTAAGTTTTATGTTTCATTTACTTtactaaaggattttttttaagcatttgtgcTTCAAAATCCTGGGTCTATCAATTTCAATGTTTTCCTATTAATTAGCATCAATACACATAGAAatacatgcacaaacacatatgtacacacagagACTACCACTGAAATGTCTGCTTGGGAGAAATGCTAATGGCACACAAAATGGGCAagaaggggaaagacagaagACTCAAATGTTATGAGTTCAAGTAACCTGGAAAGTGGTTAAATGGGTCTGCATTTTAAGTGTTGtcaaaaataatgagaaagaatAGATGAGCATTAGGGACTTTATGAAGGCAGAATTTCTTAGACattaacaataaagaaaaaaggcaagaatCCTAGAGAAGAAAGTATCTATAAAAAGTGTATCTCTTCTTCTCACTTAAGATTGTGGAGAATTTAGAATGGTTGATAATTATACATCGGAAAGATGGGCATTGCAAAATTAGTAAGTCTAGAATTACAGATGTGTGCTATTCCTTTCTAGAGACTCTAATTAGGTTGAAATGAATGGATGATCATGATGTCTAAGTTCTACAACATAAGAGCTCTTTCTAATATGTGATACTCTCTGAAACGGGAATGACTTCCTCATCAGGTGCTCCATCACTGGATATGTTTAAATATAAGAAGCCTCATTCACTATTAGAGTTATTtcaggaagaaataaatagaGGGAGAGGAGTGCAATGAAATATTCATATCTGTCCCCATTTTAATCTAGGATTCTACAGTTTAGAAATGCATTTGACTGCTGAAGTGCGATTGTGAAAATTTTGATGCTAATGTTGGGAAAACACAGAAGACAGATCATTTGTTTCTGTATCTGGAAGAAGAAACCAGTTGTGATATGTTTGGCTGCAGGATTTCGATTTCCAATTGGTTAGAGAAAGACTGTCAGAGCTGGGGTTAAGGTGGAACCACCCATATGTTCCTAAATGCCCTTTAGTCTCAAAAGAAATTACAGTCGTGAGAAGTGGAAGGACAAAGGGGGTGGATAGATGGATCACTTGGCATTCTTAGAGCCATAGAACCACTACTGTTGTATGTTAGGAAAAAAGGAGCAGAATAGAGAGGATGCAGTATATGAATTTACAGTTAGACTGAATTTATTTAGGGAAAATACATCCGTAGAGGTGGGTGAACAACTGCCCGCTTGCACATTGATGGGACACGGGGCAGAAGGCCCTGAGCCCCAGGGGCccggcctttttatattttaagagggctggggatgggagtggggtggggggtagcAGGCAgaagggaattcctggaactggccTTTTAAGTGTTCTGAACaattggtctttcaggtggcGGTGGGATGTCCCtttgaaggcaatagggtgtgagacccaactgagtTTCAAGGGCCAGGAATACATTCCTATGTTtatctcttttgggcaatgaggaggaatggctgaggcttatgtccttgttctatCAGTGTATAATGTGGATGTGTAGTTTTGTTCATCAAATGCTTAttgagctactttttttttttttttagtaaaagagccttatttatttgaagggcagagttatagaaaaagagagagaaggagagacagagagagaatcttccaacacTGGTTTATTCTGTAATTGGCCACAACTGTTAGGGCTGAACCAGTCAAAAGCCaaaagtcaagagcttcatctgggtctcccacatggggcaggggcccaagcacttgggccaccttgtgctggcttcctaggcacattagcagggtgctgaatcagaagttgagcagctggaacttgaaccagcatccatatggaatgccagtgtcacaggcattggcttaaccaaTTACAGCACGATGTTGGCCCCTTGTTGAGCTCTTAACCAACACATAACGTCATGCACTATGAGTAAAGAACTGAAttatttcatctctgatttccaaatgtgtgggaaaagataagaaaaaacacaggcaacaaagaTGAATATTTTGCTATAATGTAATTAAACCCTACAGTTTTTGGTAGCAACAGGTTGAAATTAGAAGAGGAGCTAGCACCAAGAATAAGTAAAGAGAAGCTGGCACCAAGAATAAGTAGAGAGAAGGGCCAGGAATATTTCTGAAAAAGGGGGAAATTTACATTTGAAATATGAAGTATTAATAGGAGTTGGTCaataatacaaaaaagaaatagctaTCTAGACAGGTGGAGAAATAGGTAATACATTTTGGAAATGTACATATACTGGAACCTATTGCTCTAGCCATCATCTTTCTACCAAGTAAAGTGAGCTAGGGGAGTCCAGCATAGGCTCAGTAGGTGAGCCAAATGCATAAATCTACAAGTGTGGgcaggcaatttttaaaatgacctcCAATGACGTATACCTTTATATGATTCCCTTCCCCCTAGATGTGAGAAAGATCTGTAACTTGCcctaaacaaaacaaagatgacAAGATATCACTTTTGTGATTATACTGTGTTTAGAGttggtaaataaaatataagatggataaatctgaatttcagataaaacaGATTCTTTTAATATAAATGAGTTTCATGCAATGTTTATGGCATACTTACTAAATCTGGCAACTTAAGTTACATGGCAAAAAAATTTTGCAGATACCTGGGATggcaacattttttaaacaaagatttatttattacctatctatttatcatctatctatgtatttgagatgcagggagataaagagagagagagagagagagagagagagagagagagagagagagagagagagagaaaggaaagaaaaggatctTCCTACATAGACATAAAAGGTCCCAGTACTTGGATCAGCCTCTGCtgacttctcaggcacattagcaggaaattggattagAAGCAGGGCACCAAGGACTTAAACCTCCATTCTGATATGAAATTCTGGTGTGGTAAGTCATTGTGCCACAATTCAAACTCCAGAGATGACATctttgtaaaataattaaataattaaattttatctgattgaaaggcaaaaagactgagatagagaaagacaggattttcatcctctggttcattccccaagtacccacaacagtcagggttggatCAGGCTGATATCAGGGTCCATGAAgttgatccaggtctcccctatggaTGACAGGAGCCTAAGTACAtgaatcatcctctgctgcctcctggtgtgCACATGAACAgtaaattggatcagaagcagacctaggacttgaacctgagcatcctcatgtggaatgcaggtcttccatgcagcATCTTAGCTACTGAACCAAACGTCCAGCCCTGGTCTGACATCTTGATTGCAATATTGTGAAACCATGAACAGTGATACCATTGAGGCTCTGCTTTCACTTCTCCACAAAGATTGAGAAAAGTACATAGATTCTGTTCTAGGCTGCTATTTTTTGTCACAATTTGTTATGTAGCAATAGGAAAATTTTACAACAAACTCCCTCTTCTGTTCTCTGAATTACTTGGTAAGAGCTATGATTTCCTTGGGTTATCAGAATAATGTACCACACATCAACAGAGGTTAGGAAACAAAACATATCAATGGATTTCCAGGGTAGACCACTCTGGACAATAGTTGAAAGGTTCATTAAAGATACTGTCAACCATTCTTGATGGGAATGTCTTGGAAGTAACAAAATGAATTATCTAGGACTCCAATTAACAATGAGAACAATGATGCACTCTacaatgtgtgattttttttattttttgaaagattttatttattttttgagaggtaaagttatagaaaagagagggagagaaagagagaaaggtcttttgttgtatggttcactccccaaatggccacaatggccagagctaggccaattgGAAACCACGAGCCATGAGCTTCttaagggtctcccatgtgagtgttggggctcaagcacttgggccatcttccactgctttcccaggctatagcagagagttagattagaagaggagccaccaggacacgaactgtcacccatatgggacgctgacactgcaggctgagtcttagcctactacgtCACTCTACTGGCCCTTGTGTGAAGGTTTATAATGAAGGAGTTACATAGTGAAGTGGGTAACAATCCTAAAGAAATCCTTGTTACAGTAAGTGATCAAACTCTCAATGATCAGAAAAGGAAATTCAGTGTAGCATAAGGAAGATGAATGCATCCCTGAGCTTGGCAGTATATTAGCTAGGTGACCTGATGAAGTTTCCTAACCTCTCCTTATCTTGATTTCTAGGTGGTTTGTTACCTATCTCTTTCGCATGTTCTTTAGGATCCAATAGATAAAAAccactttttttgacaggcagagtggacagtgagagagagagacagagagaaaggtcttcctttccgttggttcacccctcaatggccgctgcataccacgctgatccgaagccagtaaccaggtgcttcctcctggtctcccatgatggtgcaggacccaaggacttgggccatcctccactgcactcccgggccacagcagagagctggactggaagaggggcaaccgagacagaatccggcgcccaactgggactagaacccgggtgccagcaccacaggcagggattagcctattgaaccacagtgccagccatgatAAAAACCATTTGAAAAAATTTACAATTTATAAAACATCAACAATATTAGTGTAAAAGacactgtgtttttgttttctctaatCAAGTGAGTATACAGAGTTTACAAAAATTTAGTTAAGGAAATCTctataagtgaaaataaaacatcAGGATATTATTTCACAGTATTTGAATTCATAGGAACTCTATTATATGGAATATTTTTGTAGGGCAACCTTGGGTTCCAATGAAATCACCTCCAAAGTAATTATGAATAGTAAGCTAGTCAAAGTAGTTAGTCAACCGTATTTGAATAACTGCATTCTCAAACATAAATTGTCTAAACCTTCACAAAACCTTGTTatacaaaatatatcttttaaattggGTCTTGAAATGATTGACAAAAACTTTCCTTATAGATTTGTAATTGGCTTAAAACAATGACCAAGTAACAGAGATCAAATATGattcttcaataaaattcaaaaaccTATAACAATGTCTTCTTTTAAGGCAGATGCTATAACTATGAAAAGtccagggtcggcactgtggctcactaggctaatcctccgccttgcagcgccggcacaccgggttctagtcccagtcagggtgctggattctgtcccggttgcccctcttccaggccagctctctgctgtggccagggagtgcagtggaggatggcccaagtccttggtccctgcactccatgggagaccaggataagcacctggctcctgccatcagatcagcgcggtgcgccggccgcagcgcgctggtggcggccattggagggtgaaccaatggcaaaggaagacctttctctctgtctctctctctcactgtccactctgcctgtccaaaaaaaaaaaaaaaaaaagtccagctaTTCTCATTATCAAATGAGTGGAGTGGCTGGCA encodes the following:
- the LOC108177930 gene encoding keratin-associated protein 21-1-like is translated as MCCNYYGNSCGYGCGYGSGYGCGYGSGYGCGYGSGYGCGYGSGYGCGYGSGYGCGYGSGYGCGCGLGYGCGYGSGYGCGYGSSYYGCGYGSGYGCGYGSGYGCGYGTGCYRYRPFCYRRCYSSCC